From the genome of Leptolyngbya subtilissima AS-A7, one region includes:
- a CDS encoding CocE/NonD family hydrolase — protein sequence MHTGKTYVRSLLLLGALLLVLSAHGQCAAAQPPTPEATATAAVATADKAVTHAENDRVPEGAAWTQHYFPSSDGSDVELHADVLLPEGLAAGEKVPVILVVGPYLGHSGQIALENHAHTGPSNRFNDLIEGADLFGQGYALVMVDLRGFGGSTGCMDFAGPGAQADIRAAIDWAATQPWSTGAVGMYGKSADAITGLIGNNLNHDALKAVVAQEPIWDIYRNFRSNGVPRATIVSIPSIYNTAAMLPQMSDDDERYRTNAEYEKTIPGLFCQFDNLVKYQIADPESDHWTTRDLAEQAKGTDTPLFSTQGFLEWNSEAEAMEEFLANHQGPQRGWLGPWEHVRGNDRSVIDGRLEMGREGWFDEVISFYDQYLKGVEPTVAYPAYVVQDSTGAWRAQDTWPVVEYSATISLGGGSYLDDGLLADPAAEAPNRFFVWSAPLGQPVRITGTPRVSLEIEGYGNVMVDLYDVAPNGSAVMFNQQVAVVKPGTTSFELRSTDWTLPVGHALAVEIGTIQPGFASANDWVDTPSYETIIVRDARLELALDDPANDTPTSGNPAPRLDLYRQPPFMEKLSPGTPSFTLPTGNR from the coding sequence ATGCACACAGGAAAAACCTACGTCCGAAGCCTGCTCTTGCTCGGGGCACTGCTGCTTGTCCTTAGTGCCCACGGGCAGTGCGCAGCCGCGCAGCCGCCCACGCCAGAGGCGACCGCAACTGCTGCGGTTGCCACCGCCGACAAAGCGGTCACGCACGCCGAGAACGACCGCGTCCCGGAAGGCGCGGCCTGGACGCAGCACTACTTTCCGTCCTCGGACGGCTCCGACGTTGAGCTGCACGCCGATGTGCTCCTGCCCGAAGGACTGGCCGCAGGCGAGAAGGTGCCGGTGATTCTGGTGGTCGGGCCGTACTTGGGGCACTCCGGCCAAATAGCACTGGAAAACCACGCGCACACCGGCCCCTCCAACCGCTTCAATGACTTGATCGAAGGGGCCGACCTGTTCGGGCAGGGCTACGCCTTGGTGATGGTCGACCTGCGCGGCTTCGGCGGCTCCACTGGATGCATGGACTTTGCGGGGCCGGGTGCTCAGGCCGATATCAGGGCCGCAATCGACTGGGCCGCGACGCAGCCCTGGTCTACCGGTGCCGTCGGGATGTACGGCAAGTCCGCCGACGCCATCACCGGCCTGATCGGCAACAACCTCAACCACGACGCGCTCAAGGCCGTCGTCGCGCAGGAACCCATCTGGGACATATACCGCAACTTCCGCTCGAACGGCGTCCCCCGCGCGACGATTGTCAGCATCCCCAGCATCTATAACACCGCTGCCATGCTGCCCCAGATGTCGGACGACGACGAGCGTTACCGGACGAATGCCGAGTACGAGAAGACGATCCCAGGCTTATTTTGCCAATTTGACAACCTGGTCAAATACCAGATCGCCGATCCCGAGTCCGATCACTGGACGACCCGTGACCTGGCGGAGCAGGCCAAGGGCACCGACACGCCACTGTTTTCCACGCAGGGCTTCCTCGAGTGGAATAGCGAAGCCGAGGCGATGGAGGAGTTTCTCGCGAACCACCAGGGGCCGCAGCGCGGCTGGCTCGGCCCGTGGGAGCACGTGCGGGGCAACGACCGCTCTGTTATAGACGGGCGGCTGGAGATGGGCCGCGAGGGCTGGTTCGACGAGGTGATTTCCTTCTACGACCAGTACCTCAAGGGCGTCGAACCGACCGTGGCCTACCCAGCCTACGTTGTGCAGGACAGTACCGGTGCCTGGCGTGCCCAGGACACCTGGCCGGTTGTGGAGTACTCCGCCACCATCTCGCTTGGCGGCGGGTCGTATCTGGACGACGGCCTGCTCGCCGACCCCGCAGCCGAGGCTCCCAACCGCTTCTTCGTCTGGTCTGCGCCGCTTGGGCAGCCAGTTCGCATTACCGGCACTCCACGGGTATCGCTTGAGATCGAGGGCTACGGCAACGTCATGGTCGACCTCTACGACGTTGCTCCCAATGGCAGCGCCGTCATGTTCAACCAGCAGGTGGCGGTGGTGAAACCCGGCACGACAAGCTTTGAGCTGCGGTCAACAGACTGGACGCTGCCAGTCGGCCATGCGCTAGCCGTCGAGATCGGCACCATCCAGCCGGGGTTTGCGAGCGCAAACGACTGGGTCGACACGCCGTCTTACGAGACGATCATCGTCCGCGACGCGCGACTTGAACTCGCCCTAGACGACCCGGCCAATGACACACCAACGTCCGGCAACCCTGCACCGCGGCTGGATCTCTACCGGCAGCCGCCGTTCATGGAAAAGCTGTCCCCCGGCACCCCGAGCTTCACCCTGCCGACGGGAAACCGCTGA
- a CDS encoding alpha/beta hydrolase — protein MGIEDLPETLIVSVTGDPATPPSGGISLAKTLGGTLLTVEGEQHGAALVAGNACVDNIVADYLINLDLSDERTTCTL, from the coding sequence ATGGGGATTGAAGATCTCCCCGAAACCCTGATTGTTTCGGTCACGGGTGACCCGGCTACCCCACCCTCGGGCGGCATCAGCCTCGCCAAGACGCTCGGCGGCACCTTGCTCACCGTCGAAGGCGAACAGCACGGTGCGGCCCTCGTGGCCGGGAACGCCTGCGTCGACAACATTGTCGCCGACTATCTCATCAATCTCGATCTGTCCGACGAAAGGACGACCTGCACTCTATGA
- a CDS encoding CPBP family intramembrane glutamic endopeptidase — MVEHKNARLRLFGLLWLAGMAGVMTLGLLPLPLLSEGAPPAAVVRLLMLVQPTVLLSVAVLIGVLLAHRLGLMAPGAEALAVGRSWRQAMVPQLLPGVVGGLISGGLLTAIALLSRPLLPPAYGAAEPTPLLVRFLYGGVTEEILIRWGFMTLLLWLGWRFGQQRQGKPQARWVVVAIAVSSLVFAMAHLPYAIALGLPLTPALVGFLLIQNSLVAGVAGYLFWRYGLETAMIAHLTVHAVLALIG; from the coding sequence ATGGTTGAGCATAAGAACGCTAGGCTGCGACTGTTTGGGCTGCTGTGGTTGGCAGGCATGGCTGGGGTGATGACCCTGGGGTTGCTGCCTTTGCCCTTGCTCTCAGAGGGTGCCCCACCTGCCGCCGTGGTCAGGCTACTGATGCTGGTGCAGCCCACGGTTTTGCTGTCGGTAGCGGTGCTGATAGGTGTGCTCTTGGCTCACCGGTTAGGGCTAATGGCACCGGGGGCAGAGGCTTTGGCCGTTGGGCGATCGTGGCGGCAAGCTATGGTTCCTCAACTGTTGCCTGGTGTGGTGGGTGGGTTGATCAGCGGCGGACTACTGACGGCGATCGCCTTGCTGTCTCGCCCGCTGCTGCCACCAGCCTATGGGGCGGCTGAGCCCACGCCGCTGCTAGTGCGATTTCTCTACGGCGGTGTCACTGAAGAAATTCTGATCCGCTGGGGATTTATGACGCTGCTGCTATGGCTGGGCTGGCGATTTGGGCAGCAGCGCCAGGGTAAACCCCAGGCCCGGTGGGTGGTAGTTGCCATTGCCGTCTCCTCCCTGGTGTTTGCCATGGCCCACTTGCCCTATGCGATCGCCCTAGGACTGCCTTTAACCCCAGCCCTAGTGGGGTTCTTGCTGATCCAAAATTCTTTGGTTGCAGGGGTTGCGGGGTATTTATTCTGGCGCTACGGGTTAGAGACCGCCATGATCGCCCACCTGACGGTTCATGCTGTGCTGGCCCTCATAGGCTGA
- a CDS encoding aldo/keto reductase, whose amino-acid sequence MKLVSLPSGRSVPALGQGTWRMGEKHAQHQAEVAALRLGLDLGMTLIDTAEMYGEGDAEKVVGEAIAGRRDEVFLVSKVYPHNATRQGVVEACDRSLKRLQTDSLDLYLLHWRGAVPLAETLAGLQALKQAGKIQSYGVSNFDRNDMEEAIGLPGGDEIVTNQVLYNLMNRGIEWDLLPWSRERHIPTMAYSPVGHSPAEQKGLFQNSQLKAIADRHGATPTQVALAWLLHQEGMIAIPKATNPEHIQENRAALELTLTTSDLTELDRIFPPPRRKTSLAMR is encoded by the coding sequence ATGAAACTTGTGAGCTTACCGTCAGGCCGATCGGTACCCGCATTGGGGCAGGGAACCTGGAGAATGGGCGAAAAGCACGCCCAGCACCAGGCAGAGGTGGCAGCGCTGCGCCTTGGCCTCGATTTGGGGATGACGCTGATTGATACCGCAGAGATGTACGGCGAGGGCGATGCGGAAAAGGTGGTGGGCGAAGCCATTGCCGGACGGCGCGATGAAGTCTTCTTGGTCAGCAAAGTCTATCCGCACAATGCCACTCGCCAGGGGGTGGTAGAGGCCTGCGATCGCAGCCTAAAACGGCTTCAGACCGACTCCCTCGACCTCTATCTGCTGCACTGGCGGGGGGCAGTACCGCTGGCAGAGACGCTGGCGGGGCTTCAAGCTCTCAAGCAGGCCGGCAAGATCCAGAGCTACGGGGTCAGCAACTTCGATCGCAACGACATGGAAGAGGCGATCGGGTTGCCCGGCGGCGATGAGATTGTCACCAACCAAGTGCTGTACAACTTGATGAACCGTGGCATCGAGTGGGATCTGCTGCCCTGGAGCCGCGAGCGCCATATCCCAACCATGGCCTATTCCCCCGTTGGGCATTCCCCGGCTGAGCAAAAGGGCCTGTTTCAAAATTCTCAGCTCAAGGCGATCGCCGACCGTCATGGGGCTACGCCGACCCAGGTGGCGTTGGCATGGCTGCTCCATCAGGAGGGCATGATCGCCATTCCAAAAGCCACCAATCCAGAGCATATTCAAGAAAATCGCGCGGCTCTAGAGCTGACGCTGACCACCTCAGATCTGACGGAACTCGATCGCATCTTCCCACCGCCCCGTCGAAAAACGTCACTGGCCATGCGATGA
- a CDS encoding zinc-dependent alcohol dehydrogenase, with product MKAVCWHGAEDVRVETVPDPTILNPRDAILKVTSTTICGSDLHIYDGFIPTMEPGDIMGHEFMGEIVDVGPEVKRLKKGNRTVVSSIIGCGHCWHCNQQQWSLCDNSNPNSWMLEKIYGHGTAGIFGYSHAFGGYAGSFAEYIRIPFADYTATAVPKDIPDEKLLPVSDAFPTGYMGADLCQIQPGDIVAVWGCGPVGQFAMLSAYLLGAERVIGIDRFPERLQLARDFAKAETLNYEKVDVLEALKEMTGGRGPDACIDAVGMEAHGQGPEGLYDKAKQAIRLETDRPHVLRQMILACRKGGTLSIMGVYGGFVDKMPMGAAMNKGLTFKMGQMFGPKYIPKLVEHVLNGDVDPSVVLSHHLPLSEAKQGFEMFKHKKDQCIKVMFKPD from the coding sequence ATGAAAGCAGTTTGTTGGCACGGTGCGGAAGATGTGCGAGTGGAAACAGTGCCCGATCCCACCATTCTCAACCCCCGGGATGCGATTCTCAAAGTAACCTCTACCACCATTTGCGGTTCTGATTTACACATTTACGATGGGTTCATCCCCACCATGGAACCCGGCGACATTATGGGGCACGAGTTTATGGGAGAAATTGTCGACGTTGGACCTGAGGTGAAGCGTCTAAAAAAAGGCAATCGCACGGTGGTCTCTTCGATCATCGGCTGTGGTCACTGCTGGCACTGCAACCAGCAGCAGTGGTCTCTCTGCGATAACTCCAACCCGAACAGCTGGATGTTGGAAAAAATTTATGGCCATGGCACCGCAGGAATTTTTGGCTACTCCCACGCCTTTGGCGGTTATGCGGGTTCCTTTGCTGAGTACATCCGCATTCCCTTTGCCGATTACACCGCCACCGCTGTGCCCAAAGACATTCCCGATGAAAAACTGCTGCCTGTTTCTGACGCCTTTCCGACCGGATATATGGGAGCAGACCTGTGCCAGATTCAACCCGGCGATATTGTTGCGGTCTGGGGCTGTGGCCCGGTGGGTCAGTTTGCCATGCTAAGTGCTTATCTACTGGGCGCCGAGCGCGTTATCGGCATCGATCGCTTTCCTGAGCGCCTGCAGCTCGCCAGAGACTTTGCCAAGGCTGAGACGCTCAACTACGAAAAGGTCGATGTGCTCGAAGCGCTCAAAGAAATGACGGGAGGACGGGGTCCCGACGCCTGTATTGATGCGGTTGGCATGGAAGCCCACGGTCAGGGACCGGAAGGGTTATATGACAAAGCTAAACAAGCCATACGCTTAGAAACCGATCGCCCCCATGTACTTCGGCAAATGATTTTGGCCTGTCGCAAAGGTGGCACCCTATCCATCATGGGGGTGTATGGCGGCTTTGTAGACAAAATGCCGATGGGCGCAGCGATGAACAAGGGCCTGACCTTCAAAATGGGGCAGATGTTTGGTCCGAAGTATATTCCCAAACTGGTGGAGCACGTGCTGAACGGCGATGTTGATCCGTCAGTGGTGCTAAGCCATCACCTGCCCCTGAGTGAAGCAAAGCAGGGCTTTGAAATGTTTAAGCACAAGAAAGATCAGTGCATCAAAGTGATGTTTAAGCCTGACTAA
- a CDS encoding SRPBCC family protein: MSQNIKVEKTVTIDKPAAELYSFWRRLENLPRFTKHLQDVTVSSDSRSHWVTKGPLGGTVEWDAEIIDDRPNELIAWKSVPGADVDNAGSVQFKPAPGNRGTEVKVVTAYNPPGGAVGDLLAKLFGESPEQQIGDDLARFKMLMEAGEIATNEGQPSARSHSKD; the protein is encoded by the coding sequence GTGAGCCAAAACATCAAAGTCGAAAAGACAGTAACGATCGATAAACCCGCAGCGGAACTCTACAGCTTTTGGCGTCGCCTTGAGAATTTGCCTCGCTTTACAAAGCACCTTCAAGACGTGACCGTTAGCAGCGACAGCCGATCGCACTGGGTCACCAAAGGGCCTTTAGGTGGAACCGTTGAGTGGGATGCAGAAATTATTGACGATCGCCCTAACGAATTGATTGCCTGGAAATCGGTTCCAGGAGCAGACGTTGACAACGCTGGCTCTGTTCAATTTAAGCCCGCCCCAGGTAATCGCGGCACCGAAGTCAAAGTGGTCACAGCCTATAACCCACCGGGTGGGGCCGTTGGAGACCTGCTGGCAAAGCTGTTTGGTGAATCACCCGAACAGCAAATCGGCGACGATCTGGCCCGCTTCAAGATGCTAATGGAAGCAGGCGAAATTGCGACAAACGAAGGTCAGCCATCGGCACGTTCTCACTCAAAGGATTAA
- a CDS encoding RraA family protein, with translation MNDPLNFAALSPTAYADTLGREHCMDRDIRELWPRIPRLAGPAYTVSCPPGDNLMLHAAIYRAAPGTVIVVQAGDADYAMAGGNVCAIAQKRGIAGFVVDGVIRDLAEVREAQFPVFARGVMPVPGKKQQLGTLNQAIVCGRVRVNPGDIVVADEEGIVVIPAAQQAAVWQMAQQRTDQDAAQSLADWEINHRAKVERMLQELGFEPGG, from the coding sequence GTGAACGACCCATTAAACTTTGCGGCCCTTTCCCCCACCGCCTACGCCGATACCTTGGGGCGTGAGCACTGTATGGATAGGGACATTCGAGAATTGTGGCCTCGCATCCCTCGGCTGGCTGGCCCCGCCTACACCGTTAGCTGCCCACCGGGCGATAACCTGATGCTGCACGCCGCCATTTACCGGGCCGCCCCCGGTACGGTGATAGTGGTGCAGGCGGGTGACGCCGACTACGCCATGGCGGGGGGTAATGTCTGTGCGATCGCCCAAAAACGAGGCATTGCCGGCTTTGTGGTCGATGGCGTGATTCGCGACCTGGCCGAGGTGCGCGAGGCTCAGTTTCCGGTATTTGCGCGAGGGGTGATGCCGGTGCCGGGGAAAAAGCAGCAGTTGGGCACGCTGAACCAGGCGATCGTCTGTGGGAGAGTGCGAGTCAACCCTGGAGATATTGTAGTGGCTGACGAAGAGGGGATTGTTGTGATTCCAGCGGCTCAGCAGGCGGCGGTTTGGCAAATGGCCCAGCAGCGCACCGACCAAGACGCCGCCCAATCGCTAGCGGATTGGGAAATTAACCACCGCGCCAAAGTCGAGCGGATGTTGCAGGAACTGGGTTTTGAGCCAGGGGGGTAA
- a CDS encoding BON domain-containing protein, producing the protein MKSHLFTKTVGLCAIALVGLVSCGDRSNTAQTDTVTPGETVTQTDAPGTQTVDIGDAADQVEDVLDTDETLKPFDLDAEGEDNTILIEGTVDDATQTILAEDVARQIAPDFTIVNRVKVKS; encoded by the coding sequence ATGAAATCACATTTATTTACTAAGACCGTTGGCCTCTGTGCGATCGCACTGGTTGGGTTGGTGAGCTGCGGCGATCGCTCCAATACTGCTCAAACCGACACCGTTACCCCTGGGGAAACCGTTACTCAGACCGACGCCCCCGGCACCCAAACGGTGGATATCGGCGACGCCGCTGACCAAGTAGAAGACGTCCTCGACACTGATGAAACTCTCAAGCCATTTGATTTAGATGCTGAAGGGGAAGACAACACCATCTTGATCGAAGGCACCGTTGACGACGCCACTCAGACGATCCTAGCCGAAGATGTGGCTAGACAAATAGCCCCAGACTTTACCATTGTCAACCGCGTCAAAGTTAAAAGCTAA
- a CDS encoding ABC transporter ATP-binding protein has protein sequence MTYTQTSSTHSQITYGSHIWINNLTKAFGDLTVLDRFSLEISPGEFVAIVGKSGCGKSTLLRLLAGLEDPSHGEIKLDGQRLAGLNGKARVMFQDARLLPWCNVLENVSLGLNSQARPRSHWALQQVGLDSRAKDWTTVLSGGQKQRVALARALVTQPHLLLLDEPLGALDALTRIDMQRLIEALWQEQQFTALLVTHDVEEAVVLADRVVVIQNGRIELDVAVNLPRPRDLANPELIQLKQEILHRILKK, from the coding sequence ATGACCTACACCCAAACTTCCTCAACCCACTCCCAAATCACTTACGGTAGCCACATTTGGATCAACAATTTGACCAAAGCCTTTGGTGACCTGACAGTGCTCGATCGCTTTTCCCTAGAGATTTCGCCGGGGGAATTTGTCGCCATTGTCGGCAAAAGTGGCTGCGGCAAGAGCACGCTGCTGCGGTTGCTGGCTGGGTTAGAAGATCCTTCTCACGGTGAGATCAAGCTTGATGGCCAGCGTTTGGCTGGGCTCAACGGCAAGGCGCGGGTGATGTTTCAAGATGCGCGGCTGCTGCCCTGGTGCAATGTTTTAGAGAACGTCTCTCTGGGTCTGAATTCACAGGCGCGCCCTCGTAGCCACTGGGCTTTGCAGCAAGTGGGTCTAGACAGCCGCGCTAAAGACTGGACTACGGTGCTCTCTGGGGGGCAAAAGCAGCGGGTGGCCCTGGCGCGAGCCCTGGTGACGCAGCCCCATCTTTTGCTGCTCGACGAACCCCTGGGTGCCCTCGATGCTCTCACTCGCATCGACATGCAGCGGCTTATTGAAGCCCTGTGGCAAGAGCAGCAGTTTACTGCCCTGCTGGTCACCCACGATGTTGAAGAGGCAGTGGTGCTAGCCGATCGCGTCGTTGTGATCCAAAACGGTCGCATTGAACTAGATGTGGCAGTTAACTTGCCCCGCCCCCGCGACTTGGCCAACCCAGAGTTAATTCAGCTCAAGCAAGAAATTCTCCACCGAATTTTGAAGAAGTAG
- the ssuC gene encoding aliphatic sulfonate ABC transporter permease SsuC: protein MQTIHRRDTPSDLLARVPWDNIIPWVVPIALILLWQVLAQIGLINSRILPAPTEVVQAAIRLTLSGELLKHVTISAWRAVVGFLIGGSIGLFFGVLNGVSRPAELLADSSIQMIRNIPHLAMIPLVILWFGIGDEARIFLVALGVLFPIYVNTFYGIRAIDPGLIEMGRVYGLNRRQLFSQIILPGALPSMLVGLRYALGNMWLTLIVAETIAASSGIGYMAMNAREFMQTDVVVVAILLYALLGKLADSSVRWLEKITIAWHPSQNLK from the coding sequence ATGCAAACCATCCACCGTAGAGATACACCTTCTGATCTGCTCGCCCGGGTTCCCTGGGATAACATCATTCCCTGGGTGGTGCCCATCGCCCTAATTCTGCTGTGGCAAGTCTTGGCCCAGATCGGGTTGATCAACAGCCGCATTTTGCCCGCCCCGACCGAGGTGGTGCAGGCGGCCATTCGCCTCACCCTCAGCGGCGAACTGCTTAAGCATGTGACTATTAGCGCCTGGCGGGCCGTGGTGGGGTTCTTAATCGGCGGCAGCATTGGCCTCTTTTTTGGCGTTTTGAACGGCGTCTCTCGCCCCGCAGAGCTGCTTGCTGATAGCTCCATTCAAATGATTCGCAACATCCCCCACCTGGCGATGATTCCCCTGGTGATTTTGTGGTTTGGCATCGGCGACGAAGCCCGCATTTTTTTGGTGGCCCTGGGGGTGCTGTTTCCCATCTACGTCAACACCTTCTACGGCATTCGCGCCATCGACCCCGGCCTGATTGAAATGGGCCGCGTCTATGGCCTCAACCGCCGCCAACTGTTTTCGCAAATTATTTTGCCCGGCGCCTTGCCCAGCATGCTGGTGGGCCTGCGCTACGCCCTCGGCAACATGTGGCTCACCCTAATTGTCGCCGAAACCATCGCCGCCAGCTCCGGCATTGGCTACATGGCTATGAACGCCCGCGAATTCATGCAGACCGATGTGGTGGTAGTCGCCATTTTGCTCTACGCCCTACTAGGCAAACTCGCCGACTCCTCCGTGCGCTGGCTAGAGAAGATCACCATCGCCTGGCACCCTAGTCAGAACTTGAAGTAG
- a CDS encoding aliphatic sulfonate ABC transporter substrate-binding protein encodes MTRYYRPTVWLQKSTFKTLAAVVVAGLAIGGCAASTDNATQPLASTAESAAAPSNAAPETIRIGYVRWGLLPIIRQRGVLEAELAKQNIQVEWVGPFPAFAPVLEAFNANSVDISAGGDIPGISGLVGGTPVCVLAYQVPIPEAEAILVAADSPIQSPQDLVGKKVAVNRGGWGEHLLLRVLTDANVPVEQVERVYLGPTDALPAVTQGHVDAWSVWEPNVAIAEVEHDLRPIASGEAASHYGLYVVHQNTLAQKPAVVEATFAEIVKEADWAANNPEEAAKAFGASTDLALPVVNQLGTRKQVETIHPLTDQVLTDLQDRADWMYSQKAIPKELEVSEVLCPATAGLETYTQR; translated from the coding sequence ATGACCCGCTATTACCGACCGACCGTTTGGCTGCAAAAATCGACCTTCAAAACCCTGGCCGCTGTCGTCGTAGCAGGACTGGCGATCGGGGGATGTGCGGCCTCGACCGACAACGCCACTCAGCCCTTAGCCTCCACTGCCGAATCTGCCGCCGCCCCAAGCAATGCCGCCCCTGAGACCATTCGCATTGGCTACGTGCGCTGGGGGCTGTTACCCATCATTCGCCAACGGGGCGTGCTAGAAGCAGAACTCGCCAAGCAAAACATTCAGGTGGAATGGGTGGGGCCATTTCCCGCCTTTGCCCCGGTGTTAGAAGCCTTTAATGCCAACTCTGTAGACATCAGCGCCGGAGGCGATATCCCCGGCATTTCGGGATTGGTAGGGGGTACCCCCGTCTGTGTGCTGGCCTACCAGGTTCCCATTCCCGAAGCTGAAGCCATCCTGGTCGCTGCCGACTCGCCCATTCAGTCGCCTCAAGATCTAGTGGGCAAAAAAGTTGCGGTCAATCGCGGTGGCTGGGGCGAGCACCTTTTGCTGCGAGTTCTGACCGATGCCAACGTTCCTGTGGAACAGGTCGAGCGGGTCTACCTCGGCCCCACCGATGCCCTACCCGCCGTCACCCAGGGTCATGTTGATGCCTGGTCAGTGTGGGAGCCCAACGTGGCGATCGCCGAAGTCGAGCATGACCTGCGCCCCATCGCCTCCGGCGAAGCCGCATCCCATTACGGCCTCTACGTGGTGCACCAAAACACCCTGGCCCAAAAGCCTGCGGTAGTTGAGGCCACGTTTGCCGAAATTGTCAAAGAGGCCGACTGGGCCGCCAACAACCCCGAAGAAGCTGCCAAGGCCTTTGGCGCATCGACAGACCTCGCACTTCCCGTCGTCAACCAGCTCGGCACTCGCAAGCAGGTTGAAACGATCCATCCCCTTACTGACCAAGTGCTAACCGACCTACAGGACCGTGCCGACTGGATGTACTCCCAAAAAGCCATCCCTAAAGAACTAGAGGTCAGTGAAGTTCTTTGCCCCGCCACAGCAGGGTTAGAAACCTATACCCAACGCTAG